The Leadbettera azotonutricia ZAS-9 genome has a window encoding:
- a CDS encoding TonB-dependent receptor, giving the protein MALVLSMGFFAFPVQAQSNDEELDGWEDDFDLVMSSEEGLTISAEGQGQEQNPAAPVQTFYGPHNEVREEQIHDQGSLDLLDTLRDVPGVVISKQNVIGTTTGASLYIRGRGYDHPSLGITTSFDGVPRYGLIYGQSMADSFPVFAADSIELYKSPQPSSFAAGYGLVNVTPKYMAEQGWEARTGFSYGSYQTIGENASFGIRKGRFDVLAAQSWVSSDGHVVHSQAHQQSYYLNAGLWINAYWNLRLLGNFVDAKTEKPPQIGQSKADILPFFTTDTVFSTATLNNEFDNAEGFIKLYYTYTNFRIFDEDARPPRGWSKQLLHAFGGRAKETWHLWEGGEIITGMDLDFSQTANEAHRPGTVDYYHFPGMVLFTPYAAISHFFIVNKFRIIPSAGLRGYIHSVWANAIAPQAGLELGYGNTNLNLSYAFGLLYPSPGNIQNMVSGGDFDVADLKQSKPETVHHYEASLRHDWSNASLGATWFFDDGHDRIIPNPTGAPGNVNETSYFRIQGLEFNGSFTIERDLLFLEKFNVFAGGAWMYKIEAKGEDGKAVSRMPYTPVFSMLAGFKWQFLKRFHLSGDYQFIKELYGDGGTKYAVFTDLSDAVKLDDQHLVNLRLSCEFAYAKWRVDKAEVFAGVNNILNHQYQYYAGYIMPGITYSMGVDFKFK; this is encoded by the coding sequence ATGGCTTTAGTTTTAAGCATGGGCTTTTTTGCATTTCCTGTTCAGGCGCAGTCAAACGATGAAGAGCTCGATGGCTGGGAAGATGATTTCGATCTTGTCATGTCCAGCGAGGAGGGGCTTACCATTTCCGCAGAAGGGCAGGGGCAGGAGCAAAACCCCGCAGCCCCGGTGCAGACTTTTTATGGCCCCCATAACGAAGTAAGGGAAGAACAGATACACGACCAAGGTTCTCTTGATTTGCTGGATACATTGCGGGATGTTCCAGGTGTAGTTATCAGCAAGCAGAATGTGATAGGAACCACCACCGGCGCCAGTCTCTATATCCGGGGGCGGGGCTATGATCATCCTTCCCTCGGCATAACCACGTCTTTTGACGGAGTTCCCCGGTACGGCCTGATTTACGGTCAATCCATGGCCGACAGCTTTCCCGTGTTTGCTGCGGATAGCATAGAGCTGTACAAATCGCCCCAGCCCTCAAGTTTCGCCGCAGGGTATGGCCTGGTAAATGTTACCCCGAAATATATGGCGGAACAAGGCTGGGAAGCCCGGACAGGGTTTTCCTACGGCAGCTATCAAACCATAGGCGAAAACGCATCCTTCGGTATACGGAAAGGGCGCTTCGATGTTCTGGCAGCCCAAAGCTGGGTTTCGAGCGATGGCCATGTGGTTCATTCGCAGGCGCATCAGCAGAGCTACTACCTTAATGCCGGTCTATGGATTAACGCATATTGGAACCTGCGGCTTCTGGGCAATTTTGTGGACGCGAAAACAGAAAAGCCGCCGCAAATCGGGCAGAGCAAAGCTGATATACTTCCTTTTTTTACAACAGATACTGTTTTTTCCACTGCTACTCTTAACAATGAATTTGACAATGCGGAAGGCTTTATCAAACTGTATTACACATACACGAATTTCAGGATCTTTGACGAAGATGCGCGTCCCCCAAGGGGATGGTCAAAACAGCTGCTCCATGCTTTTGGCGGCAGGGCAAAGGAAACATGGCATTTGTGGGAAGGCGGTGAAATTATAACCGGCATGGATCTTGATTTTTCTCAAACCGCAAACGAGGCTCACAGGCCCGGTACAGTCGATTACTACCATTTTCCCGGCATGGTGTTGTTCACCCCTTATGCGGCAATAAGCCATTTCTTTATAGTGAACAAATTCCGCATAATCCCCTCGGCAGGGCTTCGGGGTTATATTCATAGCGTATGGGCCAATGCGATTGCGCCCCAGGCAGGGCTGGAATTGGGATACGGAAATACAAACCTCAATCTCAGCTATGCCTTTGGGCTACTCTACCCATCGCCGGGGAATATTCAAAACATGGTTTCAGGCGGAGACTTTGATGTTGCGGATCTTAAACAGTCAAAGCCTGAAACTGTCCATCACTACGAAGCCTCCCTCCGCCATGACTGGTCCAATGCATCCCTTGGCGCAACCTGGTTCTTTGACGACGGCCATGACCGGATAATTCCAAACCCAACAGGCGCCCCGGGCAATGTAAACGAAACTTCCTACTTCCGCATACAGGGCCTGGAATTCAACGGCAGTTTTACTATTGAAAGGGACCTGCTGTTTTTGGAAAAATTCAACGTCTTCGCCGGAGGCGCCTGGATGTATAAAATTGAAGCAAAGGGCGAAGACGGCAAGGCGGTCAGTCGTATGCCCTATACGCCAGTATTCAGCATGTTGGCCGGCTTTAAATGGCAGTTTTTAAAACGTTTCCATCTCAGCGGCGATTACCAATTTATAAAAGAACTGTACGGAGACGGCGGGACAAAATATGCCGTATTCACGGATCTGTCTGATGCGGTTAAACTGGATGACCAGCATCTGGTGAACCTGCGTCTTTCCTGTGAGTTTGCCTATGCAAAATGGCGGGTAGATAAAGCCGAAGTTTTTGCCGGGGTAAACAATATACTCAATCATCAATACCAATACTATGCTGGATATATAATGCCGGGAATAACCTATTCCATGGGCGTGGATTTTAAATTTAAATAA
- the prs gene encoding ribose-phosphate diphosphokinase, with the protein MNGFIVAATRSMQDYAARVTGYLTKFPSFAPMAETIDGVGMLNTDRFADGEMEVSLGRSVRGLDVVLFACCSRNESNLSVEEAKIELYHAVDALKRSQARNITVFEPFISCSRSDRTTRRNSVGLWIHFKTLSSLGTKHILTYQLHSNKSESMLDPTICALDDIPALTILEKYLCDAYIHNYETLENVVRPGWAFCSVDAGGEKLARSFANAFGAPLVVAHKQRDYSRSNAIESINILSAEPVEGKVLWVVDDMIDTGGSVESLIRALGPLKPKEINIIAVHAPFSLPAPARLNQLIDEGLLHRIMVTDTVCPCSLPETIPNLEVVPSAELSARIIRTLISNESMSKLMRSFDAEKYLKSPNLFNQ; encoded by the coding sequence ATGAATGGGTTTATTGTCGCTGCTACCCGGTCAATGCAGGATTATGCTGCCCGGGTAACCGGGTATCTGACCAAGTTTCCAAGTTTCGCCCCCATGGCTGAAACCATAGACGGCGTGGGAATGCTGAATACCGACCGCTTTGCCGACGGCGAAATGGAAGTGTCCCTGGGCCGCTCTGTCAGGGGTCTGGATGTGGTGCTCTTTGCTTGCTGTTCCCGGAACGAATCCAATCTCTCCGTAGAAGAAGCCAAGATTGAACTCTACCATGCTGTGGATGCCTTAAAGCGATCCCAGGCCAGGAATATCACGGTCTTTGAGCCCTTCATTTCCTGTTCCCGTTCAGACCGCACTACCCGCCGCAATTCCGTGGGCCTTTGGATTCATTTTAAGACCCTCTCAAGTTTGGGAACAAAACACATACTCACCTACCAGCTTCATTCCAATAAATCAGAATCCATGCTGGACCCGACCATCTGCGCACTGGATGATATCCCGGCCCTCACGATACTCGAAAAATATCTTTGTGATGCCTACATTCATAACTATGAAACTCTCGAAAATGTAGTACGTCCCGGATGGGCTTTTTGTTCCGTAGACGCAGGGGGCGAAAAATTGGCCCGGAGTTTCGCCAATGCTTTCGGCGCCCCACTGGTAGTTGCCCACAAGCAGCGGGACTATTCCCGGAGCAATGCCATCGAGTCCATCAATATACTCTCGGCGGAACCCGTGGAAGGTAAAGTCCTTTGGGTTGTGGACGACATGATAGACACCGGCGGCTCTGTGGAAAGCCTCATACGCGCCCTTGGCCCCCTTAAGCCCAAGGAGATAAACATCATCGCTGTCCATGCCCCCTTCTCTCTCCCCGCTCCGGCACGGTTGAACCAGCTTATCGATGAAGGTCTGCTTCACCGTATCATGGTTACGGACACGGTCTGTCCCTGTTCCCTGCCTGAAACGATCCCCAATTTGGAAGTAGTGCCCTCGGCCGAGCTTTCTGCCAGGATTATTCGCACCCTTATTTCCAATGAATCCATGAGCAAGCTTATGAGATCCTTTGACGCTGAAAAGTACCTTAAATCGCCGAATTTGTTCAATCAATAG
- the recA gene encoding recombinase RecA translates to MAKMTEEKTRGTPASAEEKQKALEAARLQIEKQYGAGSIIKMGDPSRAQGIETIPSGSILLDEALGIGGYPRGRIIEIYGPESSGKTTLALHAVAEAQKLGGIAAFVDAEHALDPVYAKNLGVNIDELWVSQPDSGEQALEITESLVRSGAMDVIVVDSVAALTPQAEIDGDMGDAQMGLQARLMSQAMRKLTAIIGKSHTLLIFINQIRMKIGVMFGNPETTTGGNALKFYSSVRLEVRKTETIEGGKDEDALGNRVRVKVVKNKVAPPFRRAELEILFGKGVSAAGSLLDAAVKYEIIDKKGAWYSYGEEKVGQGRDSAREYVATNTAFAKEIEEKLRKIMFPGREFPQAKPAKKKGEGPADGDAPKAPAVTEAPKVQTADAVKPSAAEAKAPAPAATAPSAEPKPGPGRPRKAAPAAPESDDGLF, encoded by the coding sequence ATGGCAAAGATGACTGAAGAAAAAACCCGGGGAACCCCGGCCTCTGCGGAGGAAAAACAGAAGGCTCTGGAAGCCGCCAGGCTCCAGATTGAAAAACAGTACGGCGCGGGCTCCATCATCAAGATGGGGGATCCGTCCCGTGCGCAGGGGATAGAAACCATCCCCTCGGGCTCCATTCTTTTGGACGAAGCCCTTGGCATAGGCGGCTATCCCCGGGGCAGGATCATCGAGATCTACGGTCCTGAATCATCGGGCAAGACCACCCTGGCCCTGCATGCCGTTGCCGAAGCCCAGAAGCTGGGAGGCATAGCCGCTTTCGTGGACGCCGAGCATGCCCTTGACCCGGTCTACGCCAAGAACCTGGGAGTCAACATCGACGAACTCTGGGTGTCACAGCCCGATTCCGGCGAGCAGGCCCTGGAAATCACCGAAAGTCTCGTGCGTTCCGGTGCTATGGATGTCATTGTTGTTGACTCCGTAGCGGCCCTGACGCCCCAGGCCGAAATCGACGGCGACATGGGCGACGCCCAAATGGGTCTCCAGGCCAGGCTTATGAGCCAGGCCATGAGGAAGCTCACCGCCATCATCGGCAAGTCTCACACCCTGCTCATCTTCATCAACCAAATCCGCATGAAGATAGGCGTGATGTTCGGAAACCCCGAAACCACCACCGGCGGCAATGCCCTTAAATTCTATTCCTCGGTCCGCCTTGAAGTGCGCAAGACCGAAACCATCGAAGGGGGCAAAGACGAGGATGCTTTAGGCAACCGGGTCCGGGTCAAAGTGGTCAAGAACAAAGTAGCCCCGCCTTTCCGCAGGGCGGAACTCGAAATCCTCTTCGGCAAAGGCGTTTCCGCAGCGGGAAGCCTGCTTGACGCGGCAGTGAAATACGAAATCATCGACAAAAAAGGCGCATGGTACTCCTATGGCGAAGAAAAAGTAGGCCAGGGCCGGGACAGCGCCAGGGAATACGTTGCAACCAACACCGCCTTCGCCAAAGAAATCGAAGAGAAATTGAGGAAAATAATGTTCCCGGGCAGGGAATTCCCCCAGGCCAAACCAGCCAAGAAAAAAGGGGAGGGCCCGGCCGATGGAGATGCGCCCAAGGCCCCTGCGGTGACAGAAGCGCCAAAAGTCCAGACTGCTGATGCGGTCAAACCGTCAGCTGCTGAAGCTAAAGCCCCTGCTCCTGCGGCAACGGCGCCCTCCGCCGAGCCCAAACCAGGTCCGGGCCGGCCGCGCAAAGCAGCGCCGGCCGCACCGGAAAGCGATGACGGGCTGTTCTAG
- the folK gene encoding 2-amino-4-hydroxy-6-hydroxymethyldihydropteridine diphosphokinase gives MPLVVLGLGSNQGDSLRILEKAVEVLGIILGSLRQASIYETVPLHVTDQPKFFNTAVAGEYSKEPWALLSEIHKVEASFGRDRSKERRWGERTLDIDILLFGDQIIANHPLLEVPHPRLKERRFALEPLLELCPDAIDPASGIQYSGICRALPEQGIRRISGV, from the coding sequence ATGCCGCTGGTAGTTTTGGGGCTTGGTTCAAATCAGGGGGACTCTCTCCGAATTTTGGAAAAAGCCGTGGAGGTTCTGGGAATCATCCTGGGATCTCTGCGGCAAGCTTCAATTTACGAGACCGTCCCCCTCCATGTAACAGATCAGCCCAAGTTCTTCAACACTGCGGTGGCCGGAGAATACAGCAAGGAGCCATGGGCCCTTCTTTCAGAGATTCACAAAGTTGAAGCCTCTTTCGGCAGGGATCGTTCCAAAGAACGCCGCTGGGGTGAACGCACCCTGGACATCGACATACTCCTCTTTGGCGATCAGATCATAGCCAATCACCCCCTGCTGGAAGTCCCTCATCCCCGTTTAAAGGAACGCCGTTTCGCCCTTGAACCTCTCCTTGAACTCTGCCCTGATGCCATCGACCCGGCAAGCGGCATACAGTATTCAGGAATATGCAGAGCCCTGCCTGAGCAGGGTATACGGCGGATTTCCGGAGTCTAG
- a CDS encoding ATP-binding protein codes for MIQRILEQTITERLGKGKTIILMGARQVGKTTLLKGLCKSAGSFAGSSGEDLLWLNGDEQDVQALFENISSSRLKHIFGKKRYVVLDEAQRIKDIGIKLKLITDEMPDVQLIATGSSSFDLANQVNEPLTGRKWEYRMYPLSFAEMVMHHGLLEEKRLIPHRLVYGYYPEVVNNPGDEKELLKQLSDSYLFKDILMWEQIKKPEKLIKLLQALAMQIGSQVSYSELGQLCGLDSKTIARYIVLLEQCFVIFRLGSFSRNLRNELKFSKKIYFYDTGIRNALIANFSLPELRKDIGQLWENFLVSERKKKLEYDHIWKNTWFWRTVSQQEIDYLEDGDETLNAFEFKWNATAKHKAPKTFLERYPGSSFKVISPENVEEFLC; via the coding sequence ATGATCCAAAGAATCCTTGAACAGACAATCACTGAACGGCTTGGCAAGGGGAAAACCATTATTCTCATGGGCGCGCGGCAGGTGGGTAAAACCACATTGCTTAAGGGACTCTGCAAATCCGCAGGGAGCTTCGCCGGAAGTTCCGGAGAGGATCTGCTCTGGCTGAATGGGGATGAGCAGGATGTTCAGGCCCTTTTTGAAAACATTTCCTCAAGCCGACTCAAGCACATCTTCGGCAAAAAACGCTATGTGGTGCTTGACGAGGCCCAGCGTATTAAAGATATAGGCATCAAACTGAAACTCATCACCGATGAAATGCCCGATGTGCAGCTTATTGCCACGGGAAGCTCGTCTTTCGATTTGGCAAACCAGGTAAACGAACCCCTTACCGGGAGAAAGTGGGAATACAGAATGTATCCTCTTTCATTTGCAGAGATGGTAATGCACCATGGCCTCCTGGAAGAAAAACGCCTCATCCCCCATCGCCTGGTCTATGGATATTATCCAGAGGTAGTGAATAATCCCGGAGATGAAAAGGAACTTTTGAAGCAGCTTTCCGACAGCTATCTCTTTAAGGATATTCTTATGTGGGAACAGATAAAAAAACCGGAGAAACTGATCAAGCTCCTGCAAGCCCTGGCTATGCAGATCGGTTCCCAGGTTTCCTATTCCGAGCTGGGGCAGCTATGTGGACTGGATTCGAAGACCATAGCGCGTTATATCGTTCTGCTGGAACAATGTTTTGTGATTTTCCGCCTGGGCTCATTCAGCCGGAATTTGCGGAATGAATTAAAATTCAGCAAGAAAATTTACTTCTACGATACCGGAATCCGCAATGCCCTTATTGCCAATTTTTCCCTTCCCGAGCTGCGGAAGGATATAGGCCAGCTCTGGGAAAATTTTCTTGTCTCCGAGCGAAAGAAAAAACTCGAATATGACCATATTTGGAAAAATACCTGGTTCTGGCGGACCGTGAGCCAGCAGGAAATCGATTATCTGGAAGATGGGGACGAAACCCTGAATGCCTTTGAATTTAAATGGAATGCTACCGCTAAACACAAAGCTCCCAAAACATTTTTGGAACGGTATCCGGGCAGCAGTTTTAAAGTAATAAGCCCAGAAAACGTGGAGGAATTTTTGTGCTAG
- a CDS encoding segregation and condensation protein A, which translates to MEATLTSSGRSFRLDEFEGPLDLLLFLIKKNEINIYDIPIAQITEQYLQYLIYASELDLDEVSEFHAMAATLLLIKSRMLLPVELDMGDDDDDPRQELVERLIEYQKFKKLSELMEDKEREAEWVIERKKLQRPLPFADDDLWEKADVWALLKTFSSLMSNLSKERIIDMYEEVSVNEKITLLAELLENKKECSFTDLVVRHGSVLDIVCAFLAVLEAVKLRMAMIFQNRMFGDIIIRPYTKETYDGAEVG; encoded by the coding sequence ATGGAAGCGACCCTTACGAGTTCAGGGCGGAGTTTCAGGCTTGACGAGTTTGAAGGACCTCTGGATCTCCTCCTCTTTTTGATAAAAAAGAATGAAATCAACATTTACGATATTCCCATTGCCCAGATAACCGAGCAGTACCTCCAGTATTTGATCTATGCTTCGGAGCTCGACCTGGACGAAGTCTCGGAATTCCATGCCATGGCTGCCACCCTCCTCCTCATCAAGTCCCGCATGCTCCTCCCTGTGGAACTGGACATGGGGGACGACGATGACGATCCCCGGCAGGAGCTGGTGGAGCGCCTCATTGAATACCAAAAATTCAAGAAGCTTTCGGAGCTCATGGAGGACAAGGAACGGGAGGCTGAATGGGTCATAGAGCGGAAAAAACTCCAGAGGCCCCTGCCTTTTGCCGATGACGATCTCTGGGAAAAGGCGGATGTCTGGGCCCTTTTAAAAACTTTTTCAAGCCTCATGTCAAACCTTTCAAAAGAGCGGATCATCGACATGTACGAAGAGGTCTCGGTGAACGAAAAAATAACCCTTTTGGCGGAGCTTCTGGAAAATAAAAAAGAGTGCAGCTTTACGGACCTCGTGGTGCGCCACGGCTCGGTGCTGGACATAGTCTGCGCCTTCCTGGCTGTCCTGGAAGCGGTAAAACTCCGCATGGCCATGATATTTCAAAACCGCATGTTCGGGGATATAATAATACGCCCCTATACCAAGGAAACTTATGATGGAGCTGAAGTTGGATAA
- the scpB gene encoding SMC-Scp complex subunit ScpB — protein MELKLDKETALIEAILYLESDPLDEASISRISGLAKEAVDKALENLTARYNAEDSGMELARIGGGIMLSPKKEYWENLKERYGKKNEARLSRAAMETLSIIAYSQPVTRAEVEAIRGVQADNMIRLLLEREMIKEVGKKDVPGKPIQYGTTKDFLKIFRLNSIADLPKLNESEAERFELDGEN, from the coding sequence ATGGAGCTGAAGTTGGATAAAGAAACGGCCCTCATCGAGGCTATACTCTATTTGGAATCTGACCCCCTGGACGAGGCCAGCATTTCCCGCATCTCGGGTCTTGCTAAAGAAGCAGTGGACAAAGCCCTGGAAAACCTCACTGCCCGGTACAATGCCGAGGACTCGGGCATGGAGCTTGCCCGCATCGGCGGAGGCATCATGCTCTCCCCAAAAAAAGAATATTGGGAAAACCTCAAAGAGCGGTACGGCAAAAAAAACGAGGCCAGGCTTTCACGGGCTGCCATGGAAACCCTTTCCATCATCGCCTATTCCCAGCCTGTCACCAGGGCTGAGGTAGAGGCCATCAGAGGCGTACAGGCGGACAATATGATACGCCTCCTTTTGGAGCGGGAAATGATAAAGGAAGTGGGCAAAAAGGACGTACCCGGCAAGCCCATACAATACGGCACAACCAAGGATTTCCTCAAAATCTTCAGGCTGAACAGCATTGCGGACCTGCCCAAACTGAACGAAAGCGAGGCAGAGCGATTTGAACTCGACGGAGAAAACTGA
- a CDS encoding pseudouridine synthase translates to MQVYLAHAGAASRRAAEKLITEGRVEVNGKKVTAMGEKVGPGDMVTLDGKPLKPESRFHYLVLNKPPEFICASSDPQGRRLALELLPPLEERLYNVGRLDYLSSGLILFTNDGDFAAKVSHPGSEIEKEYVVESSVPIPDRAVDEFGRGLIIEGVLYRALEIEKLDRKSLRVVLVEGKNREIRRVFSHFRLHPEKLQRVRIGPVKLGNLPEGQARTLTIEERKELSTVKDKEVKKEIIW, encoded by the coding sequence TTGCAGGTATACCTGGCCCACGCAGGGGCAGCTTCAAGGCGGGCCGCCGAAAAGCTCATAACTGAGGGCAGGGTAGAGGTCAACGGCAAAAAGGTCACTGCCATGGGCGAAAAGGTAGGCCCCGGCGACATGGTAACCCTGGACGGCAAACCTTTAAAACCCGAAAGCCGCTTTCACTACCTGGTCCTGAACAAGCCCCCGGAGTTTATCTGCGCCTCGTCAGACCCCCAGGGAAGGCGTCTGGCCTTGGAACTGCTGCCTCCCCTGGAAGAGCGGCTTTACAATGTAGGCCGCCTGGACTACCTCTCCTCGGGCCTTATCCTGTTTACCAACGACGGCGATTTCGCGGCCAAGGTAAGCCACCCAGGCTCGGAAATCGAAAAGGAATATGTCGTGGAGTCCTCGGTCCCCATACCCGACAGGGCAGTTGACGAATTCGGCCGGGGCCTCATTATCGAGGGTGTTTTGTACCGTGCCCTGGAAATAGAAAAGCTGGACCGCAAATCTTTGCGGGTAGTGCTTGTCGAAGGGAAGAACCGCGAAATCCGCCGGGTCTTTTCCCACTTCCGCCTCCACCCCGAAAAGCTCCAGCGCGTCAGGATAGGGCCGGTTAAGCTGGGCAATTTGCCCGAAGGCCAGGCCCGGACATTGACAATAGAAGAGCGCAAAGAATTATCAACCGTCAAGGATAAAGAGGTGAAGAAGGAGATTATATGGTAA